Part of the Cuniculiplasma divulgatum genome, TAGGAGAATTTTGATGCTTTGCGATATTAATAAATTGCTTGGTGGATCGCACAACAAAAAGATAATTCATGATTTTTTGTGAATCCAGATAAGACAGAGAAATATTAGTTCTCACATAGCATGAATAAAAATGTTTTTATATTACTGATTCTTAGCTAATTTAGGTAAATTAAAATGAAAGAGTTAAGGCCTAAAGAAGATAAGGCTGTATCACCTATCATTGCAACTATTTTATTGATAGCAATAACGGTGGTACTGGCTGCAACCCTCGTAACAATATTGGGAGGGTTTACGCATGGTGTGAGCAATACTGTGGAAACGGCTGGTGTGACTTCACATATAACTAGCAAATACATATTTATTAATGTGTCAAGTTCTTCAAGTGCAATCAGCGCATCATCTATAACAATAACAATAACAGGAGCAAGTTTCAAAGTGACTAGTGGTGATACTTTAGCTGAAGTAGCCGGTGTTAGTTCAACTTCATCTAATGCCACTTTCACTGGAGGTTCTGATTACACAGTTCCAATATCATTGTCTAGTAGCCAAACTGTAGCTGGTGTATCTTTCGAACTAATATACAAAGGAAATGTAATCTACAACTCTGCAGCATAAATATAAATTATCAATTTTTTAATTTTTAATTTCTTTAAAATTATCATAATTAGGTTTTTTATGGGATTAGTATTAAGGTGAATTTACGTATTTTATTATTCTTAGAAAATCCTTACGATTTTATGTAAGCGTTGCAATTTGATTCTTAAATGAATGATATTATACAGTAAATGAGCTATAACTGCGAAGAAAATGTTATCTAGGAATATAAACAAATAGAAAATTCAGATTAAATATAAACCTCTAAAACAAAATACGAAGAGTGAATGCCATATCGCTAAGGGTTTTATTTTGCTCTTAACTAACACAGAAATCATCAATTAATTATTCATAATTATTAGTGTTTAAATGACAAAATTAAATGATTCAAAAAACTTTGACTGACCTTAACAATGTCCTACCAATCACTGATACCTCATTAAGATTTATTACTTTTTTAATAGAGCGAAATATCCGTAAAGAAATGACGTGGAATTATACAACTTTTCCTACCTTAGACAAAGGCAACTTTTTATGTGCGAGACGTATGAGTTTGAAATATGGTTTTCTATAATTTGATTGAAGGAACGCAAAAGAAACTGCAATAATTGAAAATCCATCGATATCAGAATCTATCAGTTAAATGATCAAGATGTAGATGAATATGAGAATGGTAATGCTAAAAATGTTTAGAAATAATAGGGAAGCAATATTGAACTTTATTATACTGAATCCCCAAGTATTGTAAGATATACTAAGTTATGTCAACACCTAAAAGCTAAAGTGCTTCGGAGAATTTTATAATTAATAAGACCTCACTATCTTTTCATAAATAAAAATGTTTATATATTACTGATTCTTAGCTAGTTTAGGTAAATTAAAATGAAAGAGATAAGGCCTAAAGAAGATAAGGCTGTATCACCTATCATTGCAACTATTTTATTGATAGCAATAACGGTGGTACTGGCTGCAACCCTCGTAACAATATTGGGAGGGTTTACGCATGGTGTGAGCAATACTGTGGAAACGGCTGGTGTGACATCTAGTGTTGTAAATGGCACGGGGCAATTTGGTACTGGTACCCATGACAACATACATTACTGGAATGCTACTTTATACGCTAATGTGTCAAGCTCCTCAAGTTCAATTAGTTCTTCTTCTATCACAGTAAGTTTAACTGGAGCTTCGTTCGCTAACCCTAGTTCAACGAACACTTTAGCTAGTGTATTACCAAGTAACCCAGCAACCTTCACTGGAGGTTCTGATTATAAAATCCCAATAACCTTGGCTAAAGGACAAACTGCAGCAGGAGTATCTTTCGAACTGATATATAAGGGAAACGTAATTTATAACTCTGCAGCTTAAATTTAAATAACCAACTTTTTAATTTTTAATTGTATTATCATTTTTATGGAAGAAAAAACAAGTGAGTTATACATGCTGATTTTTTCTATTAAAGAGTCTAAGCAGGAAATTATTAAAAAAAGTTTAGAGGAGAATAAAGAAAAGATAATTAGTAATTCTGGATTAAAACACCTAAATCTATATGAATCTCTGAGAGGAGATTGCGATATTATTGGGTGGGTTTCAGCAGATGATCCCTCTAATATTCTCTCATTTCTAAAAGTATTGAAAACTATAATTGACGGTAAAGGAGAGATAGTGCATTCTTTTCATTCGATATACCAAAGATCACCATATTTGAAAAATTCACTGAAAATTGAGGAACAGATTCAGAACAGCAGGAAAAAATACATAATTGCATATCCAATGTCAAAATCAAATGACTGGTATATATTGCCTTATGAAGACAGAAAGAGAATAATGGATGAACATATAAGAACTGCAATGACAGATCCAAACAATAAAGATATTCTATCATATACAACTTATTCATTCGGTATAGGAGATCAGGAATTCGTTGTTATTTACGAAACAGATAGTCTTTACTCATGGATGAAGGTAACAGAAAAGCTTAGAGAAGTGGAGGCAAGGAAGTGGATCATAAAGGAAACACCAATTTTGACTGGAATCAGGATCTAGAGAAATTCAACATATATCTCCTGAGATATTCAGAGATAGGTTTGAAGGGAAAGAAGACAAGGAATCAGATGGAAATAAAGTTGATTAACAACCTTACAGTATCACTTAGAAATAAAGGTAAAAATGGAACTTTTATAAGAGAAAGAGGAAGGATATTTGTAATATCGAACGATGATATTTCTTCAGAAATCTCTAAAGTAATGGGAATAAAATCTTTCTCATCTGTAAGAGTTATTAGATTCAAAGATAAGAAAATACTTGCAGAGAATGTAAAAGATCTTTTTGCGGAAAAGATTAGGAATAAGAAGTATGCGGTTTATACAAGAAGAACTGGTAGTCACGATTTCACATCAATGGAAATGGACAGGATGATAGGTGATCTACTATTTCCATATTCCAATGGAGTGGATCTGAAAAATCCTGATATTAGAATTGAAATTGAAATTAGGAATAATCTGGCATATGTTATGCTGCACACATTTGAAGGACCGGGAGGATTGCCACTAGGTACCGAGGGTAAGATGGTTTCTCTGATATCAGGGGGAATAGATTCTCCAGTGTCCACATGGATGATGATGAGAAGAGGTTCTCCTGTAGATTTAATTTTCATGTCTCTGGCAAATCCCATAGACACAAAGCACTTTCTTAAGAAGGCGTTGATTCTCTATTCAAACTGGTACAGCGGCTATAATCCATATATATACATTGTAGATGCGTCAAGGCTTATTACAGACTACCTTTTCAAAGGAAAAATGAAATATGCAAATGTCAGTTACAAGAGAAAGATGTATGAGATTGCAGATAACATAGCACAAAAGATAGGTGCATATGGAATTATAACCGGTGAATCCTCAGGTCAGGTTTCTTCCCAGACTCCAGAAAACTTATATGAGCTTAGTATGGGGCTTAAAACAGTTATTCACAGGCCATTGATTGGAATGGACAAGGACTGGATAATAGATCAGGCAAGAAAGATTGGTACATTTCACAACGATTCCACAGAAGAATTCTGTGCTCTTTTTGGTGAAAGACCGATCACCAAAGTAAAGCACGAAGAATTGATGGAAGATATTGAGAGAATATCATCCTATTTCCCCAATGAATCTGAAATAATAAGAATAAGAGGAAATGAGATAGAAGAGTATCTAAATAGAATAGGAAATCCAGAATATGAGATCAGGTCAATAGAGAAAATACCAGAACAATCCATTATTGTTGATGTAAGAGACCCTCTTTCATTTA contains:
- the thiI gene encoding tRNA uracil 4-sulfurtransferase ThiI; amino-acid sequence: MDHKGNTNFDWNQDLEKFNIYLLRYSEIGLKGKKTRNQMEIKLINNLTVSLRNKGKNGTFIRERGRIFVISNDDISSEISKVMGIKSFSSVRVIRFKDKKILAENVKDLFAEKIRNKKYAVYTRRTGSHDFTSMEMDRMIGDLLFPYSNGVDLKNPDIRIEIEIRNNLAYVMLHTFEGPGGLPLGTEGKMVSLISGGIDSPVSTWMMMRRGSPVDLIFMSLANPIDTKHFLKKALILYSNWYSGYNPYIYIVDASRLITDYLFKGKMKYANVSYKRKMYEIADNIAQKIGAYGIITGESSGQVSSQTPENLYELSMGLKTVIHRPLIGMDKDWIIDQARKIGTFHNDSTEEFCALFGERPITKVKHEELMEDIERISSYFPNESEIIRIRGNEIEEYLNRIGNPEYEIRSIEKIPEQSIIVDVRDPLSFKSWHPDGAININPGSLDHLDEINRDKKPVVFYCKQGLQSAYMAGRLRKKGYEAYFASEKIFKNQILEGP
- a CDS encoding chlorite dismutase family protein, with product MEEKTSELYMLIFSIKESKQEIIKKSLEENKEKIISNSGLKHLNLYESLRGDCDIIGWVSADDPSNILSFLKVLKTIIDGKGEIVHSFHSIYQRSPYLKNSLKIEEQIQNSRKKYIIAYPMSKSNDWYILPYEDRKRIMDEHIRTAMTDPNNKDILSYTTYSFGIGDQEFVVIYETDSLYSWMKVTEKLREVEARKWIIKETPILTGIRI